The DNA segment CCTACAAATTGGAATTCGAGGAAATGTGGGGAAGCAGCACCCTGACACCGGACTTGGTGAATTCAAGATTTGGCCCATACAAAACCGACAACACACCCCATACTTTCATCATTGGCGGCAAAACCGTGGAAAGCTACTTCAGCCCCAGCGACGACACCAACACCCACATCATTTCCACTATCAACACGGCAAACTCCGACATCGACATAGCCACAATGCTAATCACCAGAACCGACATAACCTCTGCCCTGTTGGACAAATTCAATTCCGGCCTAACCAACATCAATTTGGTGGTCGACACCCAAAACCCAACCGGCAATCAATTCCTGACCATACAAGCAGGCTTGTCACCAAACCACGCAGTAAAATCGTCCTTCTCCGGAATTATGCACCACAAATTTATGGTAGTCGACAATTTCGACCACACCTCAGATCCATTGGTTCTTTTAGGTTCCCACAACTGGAGCTCCGCTGCCCAAACCAAAAACGACGAAAACACCCTAATCGTCCACGATGCCAACATCGCCAACCAGTACTACCAATCCTTCGCCTACCTATACCTTCAAGCAGGCGGCCTAATAACCAATCCACTGTCTGTAAGTGACAATACTTGGGCATCAAATTGGAGCATCTATCCAAACCCCTCCAACGGCATTTTCCATATCCAAAATAATTCCACCAGCGCATCCCAAAACACGACCCTAAACATCATCGATATCCTGGGCAGAACTATTTTAACAAAAACCTATAACCCAAACTCTCCTGAAACCATCGACCTATCCAACAACTCAAAAGGTCTCTATTTCATCCAACTTCAAAACAAAACCCAATCCACAAACTTCAAAATCTTGAAGCAATAATAGCTTTCACTGTGTAAAATATCCTTATAAAAACTTCTTTTTCAATTAAATTAGGATAATAAATAGCAACTCAATTACCCTAAATTGATAGTAATAAATTAATGTTTTGTAGTATTTTATTTCATTAAGTATTAATTATATTTGTTCAAGTTATTTTTTAAACAAAACACTTTATAAA comes from the Flavobacterium limnophilum genome and includes:
- a CDS encoding phospholipase D-like domain-containing protein, which codes for MRLFKKTTQTLFFLFTSTILLAQTTVKEKDYTLKYSTNKIGIQFENTTTEIKAFDAFTNNEVSIEKDSTAANGFNLKNIPPAQILKLQYTTTGTNAKTTTKYLATQSQSSGAINVYFNNPVNTTYAQTQNAVNLSNTLDDKLIEYINACTTTLDIAIYNSYSPSETTGIAGAINAAYARGVQVRIIYDGSTSSVMIPLINPAIPTLPSPQSSAYAIMHNKFVIFDANHADPNLPWVWTGSTNWTVAQIDGPDQNNAMAIQDQALALAYKLEFEEMWGSSTLTPDLVNSRFGPYKTDNTPHTFIIGGKTVESYFSPSDDTNTHIISTINTANSDIDIATMLITRTDITSALLDKFNSGLTNINLVVDTQNPTGNQFLTIQAGLSPNHAVKSSFSGIMHHKFMVVDNFDHTSDPLVLLGSHNWSSAAQTKNDENTLIVHDANIANQYYQSFAYLYLQAGGLITNPLSVSDNTWASNWSIYPNPSNGIFHIQNNSTSASQNTTLNIIDILGRTILTKTYNPNSPETIDLSNNSKGLYFIQLQNKTQSTNFKILKQ